ATATCAGATGTGCTAAATTTTCACACGTTTTATTTAAATTTTAATTTTATTTTATTTTTTTATAACAATTTAAGTTTGTAGCCTTTAAATTCAAAAATATCTCAAATTTAAAGGACACATGATGAACTCTATAAAAAAAGAGCCTTCGTTTCTGCTGGCCCTTACGCCTATCTTGGTTATGATCGTAGGCCTTGCGCTTGGCGTTGGTTATATGAAGCTAAAGGTTGAGCCGATCATTTTGATAGCAGCCCTTGTGGCTGGTGGCATCGCTTGGAGGCTAGGATATAGTTGGAGTGAGCTTCAAGAGGGAGTGATAGAGAAAATTTCAAGCTCATTGCCAGCGCTTATGATACTTTGGGCAGTCGGTCTGCTTATTGGCTCGTGGGTATTTTCAGGCACCATCCCTATGATCATCTACTACGGCGTGGATCTTATAAGTCCGCAGTATCTAGTCCTAACAGCTTTTGTCATCGCAGCCATCATCTCAACCGTAACTGGCACATCTTGGGGCTCTGCTGGCACAGTCGGTGTCGCCATCATGGGCATAGCTCAAGGTCTTGATGTAAATTTAGCAGCAACTGCTGGTGCGGTAGTCGCAGGAGCATACTTTGGCGATAAGCTCTCCCCACTCTCAGACACGACAAACCTAGCTCCGATAGCAGCTGGCTCAGAGCTTTATGAACACATCAGACATATGTTTTATACGACTATCCCAGCAACTATTGTTGCGATAGCAGCTTATCTATTCTTTGGTAGCGAGGCGGCAAGCAGTGGTGCAAATGTTTCAGAGTCGGTTTTGGCGCTTCAAGGTCAGCTTGATAAAATTTTTCACTGGAATATCATCTTGCTTTTGCCTGTGCTTTTTGTCTTGGCTGGTTCGGTGCTAAAGTGGCCAACTATACCTGTCATGATCATCGCTTCGCTATTTTCAGTGCTTCTTGGCGTTATCGTTCAAGATTTTAGCTTTAAAAATGGCTTTATCTCAGTGATGACTGGCTTTAACGTCACGATGAGCGGCATTAATATGGAGTTTTCAAAAGATATCACTAAGCTTTTAAATAGAGGCGGCGTGAGCTCGGTAAATTCAACCACTATACTAGTCATCTGCGCTATGGGCTTTGCTGGCATCATCTCAAAAACTGGCATGCTTACGAAGGTACTTCACACCATTATGGCAAGGGTCAAATCAACAGCAGGAGTCATCATCTCAACTATCGGCTCATGCCTAACTGTCGCATTTGTCACAGGTAGCTCATATCTTTCTATCCTCATCCCTGGTGAGATGTTTAAAGACTTTTATAAAGAGAAAAATTTAGCAGCCAAAAACCTATCAAGAACACTTGAAGACTCTGGCACCGTGATCGTCCCACTCATCCCTTGGTCAGCAGCTGGCGCATATATGACAGCTACACTTGGCGTGCCAACAGTAGAGTACTTGCCATGGGCGATCCTAAACTACATGGGCGTTGTCTTTGCTATCATTTTAGCGCTTACTGGCATCGGCATAGCTAAGATAAACAAGGACACCAAATGATACTTATAAAAAACGTCAAAATTTACTCGCCAAAATTCCTTGGTAAAAAAGATATATTTATATGTAATGGCAAGATCGTCTGCATAGCTGAAAATTTAGAGCCAAATTTGCCAAATGTAAAGGTAATCGACGCTTCAAATTTCACGGCTATACCAGGTCTCATTGATAAGCACGTGCATATCACTGGAGGCGGCGGAGAGGGCGGCTTTAAGACTAGGGTGCCTGAGATCATGCTATCAAATTTAATAGAAGCTGGCATAACGACGGCTGTTGGCCTACTTGGAACTGACAGCACGACAAGAAGCGTTGAAAATTTAGTCGCAAAAGCACACGCGCTAAACGACGAGGGCATCACGTGCTATGCTCACACTGGCGCATACAGCTCTAAAACGCCAACCATAACTGGCGAGATCGAAAAAGATATTGTCTTTGTTGATCCGATAATCGGCACCAAGCTAGCCATAAGCGACCACCGCTCATCAAGCGTGAGCAAAGATGAGCTAGCTCACATAGTTTCAGCTGGCAGGGTGGCTGGTATGATCAGCTCAAAGTCAGGACACACCACGCTTCATATGGGTGATGGCAAAAAGGGCTTAAATTTGATCTATGAAGTGCTAAATGAGTACGATATACCGATCACTCTATTTCAGCCAACGCACGTAAATAGAAACGAGGAGCTTTTTAAACAAAGCTTTAAATTTATAAAAGATGGCGGCTACATCGACTTTACCTGCATGCCAGGACTTACGCCACTTGAAGCTGTAAAGCGCATCAAAAAAGAAAATTTACCGACAAATAAGATAACCATTAGCTCAGACGGCTTTGGCAGCTACTCTAGCTATGATAGCGACGGAAATTTACTAAAAATAGGCATCGCTAGCGTTAAGAGTTTGTATGAAGAGTTTATAAATTTTGTAAAAGATGGTTTTAGTATCGAGGAGGCGTTGCCATATTTTACGACAAACGTGGCAAAAAGTGTGGCCTTACAAAATAAAAAAGGCGAGATAAAAGAAAATTACGATGCAGATATTTTGCTAATCGATGAGAAATTTGAGATTAAATTTGTCGTTGCAAAGGGTGAAATTTTAAAAGATGACAGTGGTTTTATAAAAAAAGGAACGTATGAATAAGTCTAACTTATTAACCGTTATTTAAGCTTTTTTTAAATAAAATTAGGTCTTTTTAATAAATTTAGTTGAAAGGAATTATTGTGCCAACCATAAATCAATTGGTCAGAAATGAACGCAAGAAAGTGACTGTTAAGTCAAAATCTCCAGCGTTAAAAGAGTGCCCTCAAAGAAGAGGAGTTTGCACTAGGGTTTATACTACAACTCCTAAAAAACCAAACTCAGCTTTGAGGAAAGTTGCCAAAGTTAGGCTTACAAGCGGTTTTGAAGTCATCAGCTATATCGGCGGTGAAGGTCACAACCTACAAGAACACAGTATTGTTTTAGTTCGCGGCGGTAGGGTTAAAGACTTACCAGGTGTTAAATATCACATCGTTCGTGGTGCACTTGATACTGCTGGTGTTGCAAAAAGAACAGTTTCTCGTTCTAAATATGGTGCAAAACGCCCTAAAGCTGGCGCTGCTGCTCCAAAAAAGTAAAAAATTAGGTTCGCAGACGTTGCTTAAATTTGCAAACGTTTGAGTAAAATTTCATAAAAATTTGAAGGAAAAATCAAAATGAGAAGAAGAAAAGCTCCTGTAAGGGAAGTTTTACCTGATCCGATTTACGGAAATAAAATAATCACTAAATTTATTAATTCTCTTATGTATGATGGCAAAAAAAGCGTCGCTACAGAGATAATGTATGGTGCTATTAAAGCTATCGAAAAGAAAAATGCTGAGGTTAAAGGCATCGACGTTTTTAACGA
Above is a window of Campylobacter concisus DNA encoding:
- the nhaC gene encoding Na+/H+ antiporter NhaC, with protein sequence MNSIKKEPSFLLALTPILVMIVGLALGVGYMKLKVEPIILIAALVAGGIAWRLGYSWSELQEGVIEKISSSLPALMILWAVGLLIGSWVFSGTIPMIIYYGVDLISPQYLVLTAFVIAAIISTVTGTSWGSAGTVGVAIMGIAQGLDVNLAATAGAVVAGAYFGDKLSPLSDTTNLAPIAAGSELYEHIRHMFYTTIPATIVAIAAYLFFGSEAASSGANVSESVLALQGQLDKIFHWNIILLLPVLFVLAGSVLKWPTIPVMIIASLFSVLLGVIVQDFSFKNGFISVMTGFNVTMSGINMEFSKDITKLLNRGGVSSVNSTTILVICAMGFAGIISKTGMLTKVLHTIMARVKSTAGVIISTIGSCLTVAFVTGSSYLSILIPGEMFKDFYKEKNLAAKNLSRTLEDSGTVIVPLIPWSAAGAYMTATLGVPTVEYLPWAILNYMGVVFAIILALTGIGIAKINKDTK
- the iadA gene encoding beta-aspartyl-peptidase; this translates as MILIKNVKIYSPKFLGKKDIFICNGKIVCIAENLEPNLPNVKVIDASNFTAIPGLIDKHVHITGGGGEGGFKTRVPEIMLSNLIEAGITTAVGLLGTDSTTRSVENLVAKAHALNDEGITCYAHTGAYSSKTPTITGEIEKDIVFVDPIIGTKLAISDHRSSSVSKDELAHIVSAGRVAGMISSKSGHTTLHMGDGKKGLNLIYEVLNEYDIPITLFQPTHVNRNEELFKQSFKFIKDGGYIDFTCMPGLTPLEAVKRIKKENLPTNKITISSDGFGSYSSYDSDGNLLKIGIASVKSLYEEFINFVKDGFSIEEALPYFTTNVAKSVALQNKKGEIKENYDADILLIDEKFEIKFVVAKGEILKDDSGFIKKGTYE
- the rpsL gene encoding 30S ribosomal protein S12, whose amino-acid sequence is MPTINQLVRNERKKVTVKSKSPALKECPQRRGVCTRVYTTTPKKPNSALRKVAKVRLTSGFEVISYIGGEGHNLQEHSIVLVRGGRVKDLPGVKYHIVRGALDTAGVAKRTVSRSKYGAKRPKAGAAAPKK